The genomic window TCGGTCCATATAAGACGGTTTATGGCTGAGCGTCTATCTACTCTTACATATATGGCTATgtaattcccccccccccccccccccaccaccaCCCCACACACATCACTAAAGAGGGTCCATAATGATGCAACAAATGATTTATCACTTAGATTTTTTGTCCATAGATAAAGCTCTGTTTGAGCACTTCACATAATAAATTATTAAAGTTATTATGCTTGCAGATAAAGAAACCAGACGTTTGGgcacaattttattttttatatattattgtttCTTATCGGTTAAGTTGATGTAATTGCTGAAAAAGTTCTCAAGACCGGGGGAATCGATCTAAAGGGAGTTCGCGTTGAAGTAGAAAAAATAATCGGTAATGGAAGTACATCTGTAGTTATGGAGATATCATTCACGCCTCATGTTAACAGTGTTATCAAACTGTCATTTGAGGATATCGATCCCATTTTCTTGAAGCTTGAGATATGTTTTTTGCGGAAAACCTAAGGTGAAGGGACATTATATGTCTTAATCATGAATTCAGGTTACTCTGCATCGTTCATATAACCTACTTATGTGATCTTCTTCTTTAGTTTTTTTGGAAAAACTCATGATTTAGGAATACAACGAAGATAATGGAGTTATGCTAACATGAATTTGTTATGAGTTAATTGCAATCCGTGCAGTGAACTttgaataagatttttttttccaattttcttTTGCTATGCCAATTTCTTAGTAAGTACAAGTATTGTGTACTTATGGCCTTGCAAATATAACTATAGTTCTTTGATACTAGCCTTAAAAATATAAGGCTTTACATGCATATTGAGATGGAGTATATGGCCTGCGTATGCACTTGATGGATGAACACACATGTAATGCAATGTCTAAACTCTATTATTTACCAATTCCCTCTAGCTTTTGATAAGTCATGCTAATGTTATTTCTATGTATTTACTACAGTGTACTTGTAAttcattttcatcaatattttgttaggaagaaaaaaataacttAGCATAACAAAGTTACTGGCAACTATCAATTTTCATCAacattatttgtttttcattttaaaTATACTTTTTATTTAGACGAGATTATTTTAATCTTGAAACATTCTCTCTGAAACTCTAATTCTATCATTCGTGACAAATTAGATTTTGTAAAGCTGTTTTATATGATGGTGATATTGAAATACGTATTTTGAAGCTTTGGAAAAGAGTGGAATTCCTCGTTATGAAATTAGAAAAGCTTGTCTAGTCGTATaacaaaaaaatatggaaaaccaTCAACTTTCTAAAATAACACATTCAAAAATATAGGATAACTACGGGTTTAACTACGCCCAGTGCGAAGCAGTATACAAATCTTGTACTCTAAAAAAATTGGACATCCATTGACGCCCTTGGGCTGTTGCGGCACTGCAAGTAATTGGTGTTTGATAATTTCTTACTCACCGAAAGAACACTCAGATATGAGAAACATAAAAAAGAATATTATCCATAAAACAACATAGTGTTGTTTATCATgatcaacaaataaataaatagattTTACATGacatgaaaaatcttgagatttaATACTTTTATACAATCTTATAAAGCAATCAGTTCATTAACCCTCTTcactaaagaaaaaaagaaaattcttttCATACTCAGATATattattctttcttctttaatttatCACCAATTTCCAAATTATTGTTAGTTACAAAATGTTACCAATAAACTCATTAGTGAAATTAACATTCATAATTCATTTTTGAATTGCGAAGGTACGCTTTCTAATTATCTTCTCTGTAATTAGAAAAACTTTGAGATGGTGGCAAAGACGATTGATCGTAGGAAGGGTCGTGATGAAATTGTTGATCCATAGCCATTTGATGAATGTCTGGTGCTTTTTCAGCAACACTCCAAACCTTAACCGATTTATCAAGACTTCCACTATAGACTATCCAGCGTTGATCTTTCTTACTTGATTCTTGATCATTTTCAACAGCTAAACATTTAACAGGACCGGTATGACCAGTTAAAACAGACAAACAAGTATGATCACATCCATATTTTcgccaaacacaaattgttttaTCGGCTGATCCACTAAATACCAAATTCCCTGCAGTAGCTAAGCATAAAACAGCAAGTTTGTGTCCTTTGAGTGTACCACCATGGGATAATTGTTTATCGCGTTCCCAATAGTTAACGAGTCCATCCGAAGATCCACAGTAAACAATTGAAGCACCTGGATTTACCGCTAATGCTGTCACGGCACATTCTTGTTTAAGTAACGTTTGCATAGAAACATGTTTTGTTGATTTATTTTGCAGTTCTCTTCTCCAAACTTTGACGGTACCATCTGCTGATCCGGTAAATACTAATCCATCAAAACCAGATACAACCGAATTTACAGCATCATCATGCGCATTAATAGATTCAATACATTTTGAGTCTGATATTCTCCAAACTTTTAAAGTTTTATCCCAAGAACCCGAGTAAAGAAGTCCTTGTTCTAAACTTAAGCTCAAACAAGAGACGGCATCCGAGTGTTTAATCCAGAGCGAGCGATGACCTTTATAATCAACATAATTACTTGGTTTTAATGAACTTTTGATCATATCTTTCAAAGAAGGGAGAGTTCCGGCTCGTTTATGAACACTTGGATTTCGAGCCGAAACTTTCCAAACTCGAATTTTACCGTCCTGATGACCCGTAAATATTTTCTCACCGGAGATTACGATTGCTTTAACTAATCCACTTGCGGATTTGAATGCAGAGAATTCTTTCAAGTTCTTCCAAACACGAATGTTTTTCGAGTCCGACCCGGTGTAAAGAAGTTCCCCCGTGGCAGCTAATGAATAAATGTGACCTTCTTCACGAACTAATGATCCAATTAGACCATTTGGTGGGGAACTTTCATCAAATGGTGTGTTGGGAGATGATGACCATGGAGATTTTGTGTAAGGTGAAATTTGATTCCATGGCGACATATTACATGGTGATACTTCACCACTTAATCGGTTTCGATCATAAAAACCAGGGCTTGCCGCTGAAACACTACTGTTTCTAACACCAAAGTCATCATCGGTGATAGAAGACCTTCCAGGTTCTGAATGTAATACATTGTTGAATTTTGATCTTGGTATGCTGTTTGTTTCAAACATTGTTGCTCTCTGCTCATTCAATCAATCAAAACATTAAATCTTGAGAAATCTTTTAACAGAATCTTTATCTATTCGATATAAGGATTTTGAAATTGTATGAATAAATTATTattaaatgaataaaaaaaatcttgtgggattaaaaggaatgaaaattaagaaataaagaggaggatTGGAAATGAGTATATATAAAGTTTTTTCtataaatagaagaaaaaaaattattggtCGACAATGACGTTAATACAAAGTGATACGTGTCAGGATGAAACGATTCGGTTACTAATTGGTGGTTATTGAGATGTTTGGAACCGGGAAGCGGGGATTGACGCAAATTCATTCATTAATCTACATTATAAAACATGCTAATTTTGGGAGCTAGTTTTGAATTATGGAAATTGAATATCATGTCGTAATTAGAAGTGTTTTGACGGTTTGACCTTCTCGTTGAAAAATAGAAATTGATTGTTGAATTTATTTATACCACGGCACGTACCAAAATACTAACTATTGCGAATAACGTAAGGTGAATATGGGTATGCCATGCCAATATTTGTCCAAAAAAATAGAAGCTTTCTCCACATGTAAATAAAACCACTTATAGCAACATACAAGATAGTCCGACATTTTCTTGCAagtcttttttgtttgttttttttacatTTCGTACAGTACATCTTGATGttcatcaaaaattaaaatagtGGCTCAAGTATTCACATGGGCGATTCAAGTATTCATTCAGTAATAATTTTACCTCCAGCGCATTTCCAtctaacctcgataaatgaatattCTTGGGATCGggaaaaattatttattgttcaatTATGATGAATGAATATTCAGTTCAAGTATTCAAATTTATTTGCTAGTGCTTAATCCGTGCCGTATAACTTTTTTATTTGGTTATATATTTTTTGACGTTTGTATATGATATTTATATATTATCGAATTTACCCTTTTTATCATTACAAAAGTAAAGGAAAGACCGGAAGATATTTTTATTAttcaatccaaaaaatattttctcatgTCCTCATATATGAATATAATTCTTTTCTACCGTGTTTGACACTTTGACATTCTTCCAAATAATTAATGACTTTTCCCATGCGAGTTATACCCTAAACCAACCATGAAAttatatcaaagaattaatttccatgtatcaggcctccccccccccccccccccccgacaACCCAaccaacacacacaaaaaaacaaaaaaaaaacaaaaaaaacaatgtgatttgatatgttttatagtttacaaagatatcttatGACAATTTGAATGGTATTGTCCTTATGCATCTCCCTCAATTTAGTGATCGGACGTAACCAAAACGTTAAACTATGAAGTCTATAACAAATTACATCACCCAAACTCATTCGTCTCGAAATAATTATGTAGGTATTCAAATGTTCAAATCCTTGTTGATTTTATGTCCTTTAAGAAACGTTTTAAAAGATTAGAACTCTAAATGGACTCAACAGTACATATCGCAgtatatgtttttatcatttcaaTACATAAAGGAAAACTAATTCATTTACTTAAGCTATTATATTATAACATTTTAAACAAAAATATGGCAACACATTTTAGTTACAAAAAGATGTAGTTTCAGTTTTTCAAAAGCTCCAGACATTCTACGACATAAACcttccaaatgtgaggttatttgcagtataaaaataataaaatcatgatTATCTAGTAAGTCAAATGATTAACCACTCAATTTAATAATAATAGACTATAGTAAAGTAAAGCCATTTATTAGGAAATACGTGAGGTGGTGTGAAATTGCTCATTGGGCACAACTGTTCACCAATACTTGCCACCACATTAATTACACCACCCACCAATAAAGTTTTTACTGAAACAACTTCCACCACCATTTCTTTGCCTTAACACCACTACAACCACCACTATTTTCCACTTATATAATTATTAGCAAATTTAATTGAGttaggtattttattttattttcaaaaattacCTTGAACGCATATTTGTAGCAATATTTTTCCATTATAGTGTTTTGTAAAGATTTTTTAAAGTGATTTTTATGCAACTCGTTTCCAAAATCTATTAACTTTGAATAGTAAAGGAGAAAAAGCTCTTAAAAGCTTCAAAAGCAAAAGCTATGGTCAACCCTAATTAATTTCGTATTCTTTTTTTTctatccctattttattttataaagaaATTACTCCTAaatctatctatatatatattaCCAATCTTTATTCGCTATATTGTATTCTTAAAGATAATAATTTCCTTTCAAACTATATTCTATATTATACCATCGttgaaaattatttgatttatcaacaataaaaataaaggcaATATTAAAGAATGActtattttcttaaaaataataatttttttaattttagttgAAAGATAATCAAGATTCGTACGAAGCTTTAGTTGGTACCTAGTAACAAGCTGGGAACCAACACCCTTTTAAATAACAATACCTAATTTACAATTTTTTTTACCTAcaccactactagcgtcattacTAACTAGACAATACTTCAATCTGTTAAAGAAACACAAAGTATCCCAACGTGGAAAAGGAtagaacacccaaaccataactGTGCAAAACACACTTATCTAAATATTTGGTACGTTTAGCGCAATACAACATACAAAACAGCTTGCCCCGGAATAAAAGCACGAAAGCCCTCACCTGGTGAAGGGTGATCTACCGGTGACATTCATACAAACATCTTGGCTATTATCCCAATTATAAACAAGAATATCATTTGGACGCATGTTTCTGTTATCATCTGACAAAAACCCAAGGGCCACCTCTTTACACGCGGGCACACCAGCCTTATAATATATGTCAGTGATTACATCACGTACAAGGTCATGCCGGAACTTGATCCCAACATCTTTGTCGCAATGGAGTGCgtgatcaccaaaaatatccatgGGTATATTGTAGATTGAACATAAACCACCTTCGACGAACAAGGAAATACCAAGGCGATAGCAAACTACAACTCCAAACTTTCTTGGCCTGAGGCACTGATTCATCCTACTAATAGGAACCACCAAAAGATAAACTTGTGCGTACTTAATTGGATTTCCACAtaatggaatctcttgcagacattgaAAATTTGatggggatttgcttcttaacaacgtcaaagtgtagatggtggattttccacaagggataaaatcgtaaaaccataattatacatgctcccgATCCATCAAtcaaatgagtattgaggctcatgtctctcatcgaagcatgaaagctcatgccacaagaatctctgactgagaatactgtctctcggagtaaatgtagatgtgtagtctctcatctgaggcaacgacatatctcatgagtactgagcaatttcagtaattacttctatatataaTCGAACAATTGGATGGCTCTTAGACAACTTtcctactagtatagagcaataactttggcaggcctcaaaggagtgtataaaatgaagcgcagaaaaacgcgggcctacagtaataccgcaagtgcacggtcgtcggttgtagctcgtgcaagtacgggtcgatccacagagatcgggagtgttttgtagtgtttagctatttgggctctaaattgttgttgggctttgggtaccaatggacttatgggcttagtgggttttgtacctttgagctttgggctttgattgagctttgggctcaatttcaccctaacagtgaagtggtctttcacagtaattgggctttgggcttctGGAATGAAATGTACTGGGCTTGGTTATTGAACTGGgctatgggcttgagtgcacagcagagcagatgcaagcagtagcagctgcaggggaaggggagcagcagcagcaacagggttgcagcagcagcagcacaaggcaaagaagaaggaaagcagcagtactgcagcagcaactgCACAAGGCACAGAGGGcaggcaacaacagggcaaaagaaacagcacaagggcttctggcttagcagcaaaagaggagtgtaaacagtggctctaggccaaattggaagcaaaccagagaacaaaagaatggcaaaaacagcaaagattaaacagactaaaaactaaacagcaacaaaacagtgaacaaaaacaaaacaaaatggaacaaagtgaaagtgacacaaaggaaattagcctaaggcagggaagatggtgaaactaacatggtgacaatgcaaggccaagggaagaatacaggcatacaaatagaatgggaagagaattagcttgctatgagcactaatttctcccaatgctcaatcaacacaatgcacctaagcatacaaaaatggaatggcaagataatcagcttgctatgagcactgatttcttccattactcaatcaattcagtgcttcaaaggcttctagcctagcattccactaaactaacagtgaattaagaCAACAGTTTGAGAAACATGCACAAACATTAAACATCAAGAGGAGcatcaagcattaacagtgaacaacattaacctaacatgataaactaacactaacagggactaaaacagtgaaagattaaatcattaacaaaacatgaaacagcacacacattgaaattaaacatcaaaacaggaaattatcatacaaaaattaaacattagtatcaaaacagaattaaaaataagaacattaaattataaaaaccctaaaattgaacagttaaaattgatcttgaaattaacat from Papaver somniferum cultivar HN1 unplaced genomic scaffold, ASM357369v1 unplaced-scaffold_118, whole genome shotgun sequence includes these protein-coding regions:
- the LOC113330427 gene encoding protein JINGUBANG-like — translated: MFETNSIPRSKFNNVLHSEPGRSSITDDDFGVRNSSVSAASPGFYDRNRLSGEVSPCNMSPWNQISPYTKSPWSSSPNTPFDESSPPNGLIGSLVREEGHIYSLAATGELLYTGSDSKNIRVWKNLKEFSAFKSASGLVKAIVISGEKIFTGHQDGKIRVWKVSARNPSVHKRAGTLPSLKDMIKSSLKPSNYVDYKGHRSLWIKHSDAVSCLSLSLEQGLLYSGSWDKTLKVWRISDSKCIESINAHDDAVNSVVSGFDGLVFTGSADGTVKVWRRELQNKSTKHVSMQTLLKQECAVTALAVNPGASIVYCGSSDGLVNYWERDKQLSHGGTLKGHKLAVLCLATAGNLVFSGSADKTICVWRKYGCDHTCLSVLTGHTGPVKCLAVENDQESSKKDQRWIVYSGSLDKSVKVWSVAEKAPDIHQMAMDQQFHHDPSYDQSSLPPSQSFSNYREDN